Proteins encoded by one window of Deltaproteobacteria bacterium:
- a CDS encoding agmatine deiminase family protein, with the protein MKREKGDTLSITSKPQESGFRWPAEWEPHEATWIAWPHNKSDWPGKFAPIPWVYGEIIRKLIPFEKVRIIVESVEGENKVRKLLKRVGVDWSCVEFFHFPTDRIWIRDYGPIFLKTIGGPSEIAIMRFHFNAWAKYKDWQNDNAIPVRIGNTLGYKILPALFHEKEIVLEGGAIDHNGRGSLLTTEECLLDFDCQARNPDLDRKTLEKIFEAYLGISNVLWLGRGLSGDDTHGHVDDFCRFVNHYTVVLCQEDNPKDDNYLPLKENRERLQGLRLQDGAKIEIIPLPMPEPLYFDGRRLPASYANFYIGNGVVLVPTFNDPRDRTALGILSELFPGKGVVGINATDLVWGLGTIHCLTQQQPRI; encoded by the coding sequence ATGAAAAGGGAAAAGGGAGATACGTTATCCATAACCTCCAAACCGCAGGAATCGGGCTTTCGTTGGCCCGCCGAATGGGAACCGCACGAGGCGACCTGGATCGCCTGGCCCCATAATAAATCCGATTGGCCGGGAAAGTTTGCCCCCATCCCCTGGGTTTATGGGGAGATTATTCGCAAACTCATTCCATTTGAAAAAGTCAGGATCATTGTTGAGTCCGTCGAAGGAGAAAACAAGGTCCGAAAATTGTTGAAAAGAGTCGGCGTTGATTGGTCCTGTGTCGAATTTTTCCACTTTCCTACGGACCGCATCTGGATCAGAGATTACGGCCCGATTTTTTTAAAAACCATTGGGGGCCCTTCTGAAATAGCAATCATGCGATTTCATTTTAATGCCTGGGCAAAATATAAGGATTGGCAAAACGATAATGCCATACCGGTAAGGATTGGTAACACCTTAGGCTATAAAATTTTGCCTGCTTTATTCCATGAGAAGGAAATTGTTTTAGAAGGGGGTGCCATCGATCATAACGGTCGGGGATCTCTGTTGACAACCGAAGAATGTCTGTTGGATTTCGATTGTCAGGCCCGGAATCCTGATCTGGACCGAAAGACCTTAGAAAAAATATTTGAGGCCTATCTTGGTATTTCCAATGTACTCTGGTTAGGTAGAGGCCTATCCGGAGATGATACCCATGGTCACGTGGATGATTTTTGCCGTTTTGTAAACCATTATACCGTTGTCCTGTGCCAGGAAGATAATCCGAAAGACGATAACTACCTCCCATTAAAAGAAAACCGGGAGAGGCTTCAGGGCCTGCGGCTGCAAGACGGAGCCAAAATTGAAATAATTCCTCTGCCGATGCCGGAGCCCCTTTATTTTGACGGCCGGCGTTTACCGGCCAGTTATGCCAATTTTTATATTGGAAATGGCGTGGTTTTGGTGCCCACCTTTAATGATCCACGGGATAGAACAGCGTTAGGTATTTTATCCGAGCTGTTTCCGGGTAAAGGGGTGGTCGGGATCAATGCAACCGATTTGGTTTGGGGTTTGGGAACTATTCATTGTTTGACCCAACAGCAGCCGAGAATATAA
- a CDS encoding glycosyltransferase family 39 protein, with protein sequence MITRFLTDKERILLNPDLPSFWRRYWEWIALALILLLGAVLRLWRLDQNGYGTEYYAAGVRSMMDSWHNFLYMSFDSAGFVSIDKPPLALWAQVVSAKLFGFHGLSLLLPQVLEGVAAIGLVYYLVRRHFGSAAGLLAGLFLALTPVCVAIDRSNNTDSCLILVLILAAWGMTRAAEEGRRTFLFLSMALIGIGFNVKMMAAFVVLPIFVVVYLLGAPIKLKRRIVDLTISGFILALVSLSWTLFYDLTPPDKRPYVGSTRGNSMIELTMGHNAMGRFIRPDRQARPSKMDSTSNPSATAGDQDNIDSGSSIASRDNERWSKIFVRVPVGPLRLTDRHLAGQMGWLLPLAIIGWFVAAFQTRFQSPLPPGQLSLILWAGWALTYGIVYSLAGGIFHFYYLATLGPPLAALAGIGVVGLWDWYLKNEWGSILLPVTLLLTAAWQVYIQWPFLGWNFDASGQILTNLFPAGEDQSGDWLTWLSLILLGGTLVSTGGLLIPLLRNPLRPGAPSLTGLLLGLGLLALLMTPAAWSLSSVLARDVIMLPSADLNRLVAVKSPSDSRSQDRAERIGRFRKLVTFLKSHHRGERFLLASSSSRLAAPIIVRTGEAVMAMGGFMGRDPILTPDKLAQRVKDKQLRFVMLGDFSIAGRRMGAEAAGKPIADWVRENGKPVDPSLWRSINPMGETGAPNPMALAQDPKALRPSISRASPLELYDLRPEADLAPASSR encoded by the coding sequence ATGATAACGCGCTTTCTAACGGATAAAGAACGAATCCTGTTAAACCCGGACTTACCTTCTTTCTGGCGACGATATTGGGAATGGATCGCCTTGGCGCTGATTCTCCTGCTCGGGGCGGTTCTCCGGCTGTGGCGACTCGACCAAAACGGATATGGGACTGAATATTATGCCGCCGGCGTCCGCAGCATGATGGATAGCTGGCACAATTTTCTCTATATGTCTTTTGATTCGGCCGGGTTTGTTTCCATTGATAAGCCTCCCCTCGCTTTATGGGCTCAGGTAGTCAGCGCCAAGCTGTTTGGGTTCCACGGACTCAGTCTGCTCCTGCCCCAGGTTCTGGAAGGGGTGGCTGCCATAGGGCTTGTGTATTATCTGGTCCGTCGCCACTTCGGGTCAGCGGCCGGACTGCTGGCTGGGCTCTTCTTGGCCCTCACACCCGTCTGTGTGGCCATAGACCGCTCCAACAATACCGATAGCTGCCTCATTCTGGTCCTCATTCTGGCTGCCTGGGGAATGACACGGGCGGCCGAAGAAGGCCGCCGGACCTTTCTGTTTCTATCCATGGCCCTGATCGGCATCGGATTCAATGTCAAGATGATGGCCGCCTTCGTGGTATTGCCGATCTTTGTCGTGGTCTATCTTTTAGGCGCCCCGATAAAACTAAAACGCCGGATCGTGGACCTGACGATAAGCGGCTTCATCCTGGCCTTGGTTTCCCTGTCCTGGACTCTTTTCTATGACCTGACCCCTCCGGATAAACGCCCCTATGTTGGTAGCACCAGGGGAAATTCGATGATTGAACTTACGATGGGCCATAATGCCATGGGGCGGTTCATCCGCCCGGACAGGCAGGCACGACCGTCCAAAATGGATTCGACGAGCAACCCATCCGCAACGGCCGGGGATCAGGACAATATCGATTCCGGATCTTCGATAGCCTCCAGGGATAACGAGAGATGGTCAAAAATATTTGTCCGCGTTCCGGTGGGACCATTAAGGCTGACCGATCGGCACCTGGCCGGTCAGATGGGCTGGTTGTTACCCCTGGCCATTATCGGATGGTTTGTTGCGGCCTTCCAAACTCGTTTTCAATCTCCGCTTCCCCCCGGACAATTGTCTCTGATCCTCTGGGCCGGATGGGCACTTACCTACGGAATCGTTTACAGTCTTGCCGGGGGCATATTCCATTTTTACTACCTGGCCACCTTGGGGCCTCCCTTAGCGGCTCTGGCCGGTATCGGGGTAGTGGGTTTGTGGGATTGGTACCTTAAGAATGAATGGGGCTCTATTTTACTTCCGGTGACTCTGTTGCTTACAGCGGCCTGGCAGGTTTATATTCAATGGCCTTTCCTGGGTTGGAATTTCGACGCCTCTGGTCAAATCCTGACGAACCTTTTCCCTGCTGGGGAGGATCAGTCGGGTGACTGGCTCACCTGGCTCTCCCTCATTCTCTTAGGAGGGACATTGGTTTCAACAGGTGGACTGTTGATTCCATTGCTCCGAAATCCTTTGAGACCGGGGGCTCCCAGCCTAACCGGTCTCCTGCTCGGCTTGGGACTCCTGGCCCTGCTGATGACTCCCGCGGCCTGGTCCCTGAGCAGTGTGTTGGCCAGGGACGTGATCATGCTCCCTTCAGCCGATCTGAACCGTCTGGTTGCAGTGAAAAGTCCTTCCGATAGCCGTTCGCAAGACAGGGCGGAAAGAATCGGCCGATTCAGGAAACTGGTGACCTTTCTTAAATCCCATCACCGGGGGGAACGTTTTTTGCTGGCCTCTTCGAGTTCACGGCTGGCCGCACCGATTATAGTCCGGACCGGCGAAGCGGTGATGGCCATGGGCGGCTTTATGGGTAGGGACCCTATCCTAACGCCGGATAAGCTGGCGCAAAGGGTTAAAGACAAACAATTGCGTTTTGTGATGTTGGGTGATTTTTCGATTGCCGGTCGACGGATGGGGGCTGAAGCAGCGGGAAAACCCATTGCCGACTGGGTCCGTGAAAACGGCAAACCCGTTGACCCGTCCCTATGGCGGTCGATTAACCCGATGGGTGAAACGGGTGCCCCCAACCCAATGGCCCTTGCGCAAGATCCGAAGGCCCTCCGTCCATCAATCAGCCGGGCGAGTCCTTTAGAACTTTATGACCTCAGACCTGAGGCCGATTTGGCCCCGGCCTCTTCAAGATGA
- a CDS encoding type II toxin-antitoxin system Phd/YefM family antitoxin: MKTTAVSKLKAHLSEYLDQVKAGSEILITEHGKPVARLVPLSRQKNLRESLAKIEKQGLIKLGSGKLPRDFWTMPKPEDPKGLILSALLKEREEGR, from the coding sequence ATGAAAACAACGGCGGTCTCCAAATTAAAGGCCCATTTAAGCGAATATTTGGACCAGGTAAAAGCAGGTTCCGAGATCTTGATCACTGAACATGGAAAACCAGTGGCCCGTCTCGTCCCCCTTTCCCGCCAAAAAAATCTAAGAGAATCACTGGCCAAAATAGAAAAGCAAGGCTTAATTAAACTGGGCTCGGGAAAACTTCCAAGGGATTTTTGGACCATGCCCAAGCCGGAGGATCCCAAAGGACTTATTCTTTCGGCACTCCTGAAAGAGCGGGAGGAAGGACGGTGA
- a CDS encoding type II toxin-antitoxin system VapC family toxin, whose amino-acid sequence MKFWDSSAVIPLCLKEPLSETITRLIKADEDMVVWWATRVECQSALARRRREGVLSPEEAIKATSVLNVLSAEWSEVQPGERLRQRAERLIRVHPLRTADAFQLSAALIWAEESPKDQGIVCLDHNLRSAAHKEGFTLFPEKF is encoded by the coding sequence GTGAAATTCTGGGATTCTTCAGCCGTCATTCCTCTCTGCCTCAAAGAACCTTTATCTGAGACGATAACCCGCCTGATTAAAGCCGATGAAGATATGGTGGTTTGGTGGGCGACACGAGTTGAATGCCAGTCGGCCTTGGCCAGGAGACGGCGGGAGGGGGTGCTTTCTCCGGAAGAGGCCATCAAAGCCACGTCTGTTCTTAACGTTTTATCCGCTGAGTGGTCTGAGGTACAGCCGGGTGAACGTCTTCGACAACGGGCGGAGAGACTTATCAGGGTTCATCCCCTGAGAACGGCAGATGCCTTTCAACTATCCGCCGCCTTAATATGGGCGGAAGAATCCCCAAAGGACCAGGGAATCGTTTGCCTTGATCATAATTTGCGGTCCGCGGCCCACAAGGAAGGATTTACCCTTTTTCCTGAAAAATTCTAA
- a CDS encoding DUF469 family protein → MKKRLRKKKHYSEFTEWGRQLIVTRNREEGFDKFLDDFIVEAIEAAGCYCGGGGSNDRLDVVVELGRRSGDPEARLKKITAWLEARPDVQSWKLSEEFDVWHGDFKDIGE, encoded by the coding sequence ATGAAGAAGCGACTCCGCAAGAAAAAACATTATAGTGAATTCACTGAATGGGGAAGGCAACTCATCGTCACCCGAAATCGGGAGGAAGGATTCGATAAGTTTCTTGACGACTTTATTGTGGAGGCTATTGAGGCGGCTGGGTGCTATTGCGGAGGGGGCGGCAGTAATGACCGGCTCGACGTAGTGGTTGAACTTGGCCGCCGCTCGGGAGATCCCGAGGCAAGGCTTAAGAAAATCACGGCCTGGCTTGAGGCTCGTCCCGACGTTCAGAGCTGGAAGTTGAGTGAAGAGTTTGACGTTTGGCACGGAGATTTCAAAGATATTGGGGAATAG
- a CDS encoding DUF2277 domain-containing protein, with product MCRNIRALYHFEPPATDDEIRAAALQFVRKISGFVKPSAANEKAFNQAVEEIARTSTSLIGRLVTTASPRKREVEAAKARGRAVRRFGP from the coding sequence GTGTGTAGGAATATCAGGGCCCTTTACCACTTCGAGCCGCCCGCGACGGACGACGAGATCCGGGCAGCGGCTCTGCAGTTCGTGAGGAAGATCAGCGGATTTGTTAAACCGTCGGCTGCGAACGAAAAGGCCTTCAATCAGGCGGTCGAAGAAATCGCCCGGACGTCCACCAGCCTGATCGGCAGGTTGGTGACTACCGCTTCCCCCAGGAAGCGTGAGGTCGAAGCCGCCAAGGCCCGGGGCCGTGCGGTTCGCCGGTTCGGCCCATAA
- a CDS encoding carbon-nitrogen hydrolase, whose product MKNQKIALIQMAMSADSKANLMKALDKIQESSRLGASMVCLPELFPWRYFCQTEDISCFDLAESIPGPISLALCKAAKRAKVFVLAPIFERRTLGLYHNSTVIIDPRGEITGLYRKMHIPDDPGYYEKYYFAPGDLGFPVFDTGTIRMATLTCWDQWFPEAARILALKGTAVIFYPTAIGWHANEKEAIRLKQREAWRTIQKAHAIANGIFVASVNRTGIEKAADGGSEIQFWGSSFIADPFGNIIAEGSTSNEEIIIGEIDWEEIERVRRNWPFLRDRRVEVYSELNQLYAGDK is encoded by the coding sequence ATGAAAAATCAAAAAATCGCCTTGATTCAGATGGCCATGTCTGCCGATTCCAAGGCTAACCTGATGAAGGCTTTAGATAAAATCCAGGAGTCATCAAGACTCGGTGCCTCGATGGTTTGTCTGCCGGAGCTTTTTCCATGGCGGTATTTTTGCCAAACAGAGGATATAAGCTGTTTTGATCTGGCGGAATCCATACCCGGACCCATTTCATTGGCATTATGCAAGGCAGCGAAAAGGGCGAAGGTATTCGTCCTGGCACCGATTTTTGAGCGTCGCACTTTGGGCCTCTATCATAATTCAACGGTTATTATTGATCCTCGGGGGGAGATTACGGGCCTCTACAGGAAGATGCACATCCCCGATGATCCCGGCTATTATGAAAAATATTACTTTGCGCCGGGAGACCTGGGATTCCCGGTCTTCGATACCGGAACAATACGCATGGCCACATTAACCTGCTGGGATCAATGGTTCCCGGAAGCTGCGCGAATCCTTGCCCTGAAAGGCACGGCTGTTATTTTTTATCCCACGGCGATCGGGTGGCATGCTAACGAAAAAGAGGCGATACGCCTTAAGCAACGGGAGGCCTGGAGGACTATTCAAAAAGCCCACGCCATAGCAAACGGTATTTTTGTCGCTTCGGTTAACCGTACCGGCATAGAAAAGGCGGCGGATGGCGGTTCCGAAATCCAATTCTGGGGGTCTTCTTTTATAGCCGATCCCTTCGGGAATATTATCGCCGAGGGGTCCACCTCGAATGAGGAAATAATTATCGGAGAAATCGATTGGGAGGAAATCGAAAGGGTCCGCAGAAACTGGCCTTTTCTTCGAGATAGACGCGTTGAGGTCTATTCGGAATTAAATCAGCTTTATGCCGGGGATAAATGA